The sequence below is a genomic window from Daphnia pulicaria isolate SC F1-1A chromosome 6, SC_F0-13Bv2, whole genome shotgun sequence.
GCATTTTCACGAAGCCAAGTTTCGTGAATCGAatctacagtccaccgctctgcCAACTGAGCTACCGACGGGATACTTCCATAGGTAATATTATCAATGTAATTAGTGCACACTTTACCGTTTGACCAGACAACGTCTGTCTTCTACTGGCGGCGAACTTTTATTCCAACTGAGCTACCTGAAACAAAatagcattttaaaatttattatgcaACATAAAGTCTTTttgtttctactttttttacttttttcttgatgcgatagcttttttttaaagcaattcTGATGGAGCCCATGCGAAAGGAGGCGAAAGTCCAGTGTCACCTCATGATGTGTGACGTCCCTTCTCATCTGCCCCCACCCTTTTAATCCCTAAAAGTCCCAGTGGGACTAGCATTTGACGTAACGCGCGACATCCTTGTTTGCGGTTCCAGCTGGAGGAAAGAGTCAACGGAAGAGGGGGATCCGCCTTCTTGAGGAGGAACCGTCCTTCGTGTTTCATGATCACCGACACCTTCCCATTGGTTATTCTCTCTTCGATTTCTGATATATAAACGGAATTTTTGACATCGTACTTCATTCAGTTCTTCTCTGTTGTTTCATCAACTCCAAGAATCTTCTCTGGACAATCTCCTACAGCTCACCATCAATATGAGTTTTAGCCACCACTCGACTGAGTTCTCAGGTATTTTTCTACAGATTAAAATGTTAGCATTGCTTCAAAATTTGCTtgtaaacttttaaaaatgattctcaACTCTAATCACCTTTTCTATTTACAGATGCCGAATTTGAGAGTTCCTCTGACAGTGGCTTATCGGTTGaatcttttgaaatttcgaGTGAAGTTGCTGTGTTCCCTCATCACGTCATAGGAATTTTTCTTCCACTGGGCAGTGTAGAGCTGGTTCCCATTCAACTTCCGTGTTATCCCAGCAgcaaagacaaatcttccCATCATCATGTCAACCAAGTTCAAGCTAACCACCGTCTCATCAAGTGGTCGTTGCCTCCGCCGTCCACGCCGCCAGTTCCTCTTTCCGGATGGAATACGATGCCCTAGTATGAAATTATTTATCCATTTGTTTATCTCGCATTTTCTCATTgtcatttaaaattgtttacaGTGGATTGGAGACATTTTGGCAGAGCGCGTTTTGCTGGTTCTTTCGCCCGTTTGTATCCGCACACGGACATCTGTGGACATTGGAACCCACAGAACTTCCTCCGCTATCCGTCGAGTGGCCGTGGCATTCAACTTCTTTCTCTGCCAAAGTTCGGTTCCAGTGCAAGgtaattccattttcttctaatCGTTTGAACTGGGCGTATTGTAATCTTGATTAAAATTGTCGTTATAGTGCACTAGAGGATGGACGTCGATGAAGGGGCGGGTCTCATTTTGGTTTCGCATCCGTCGCCAAGGCGACCAGGTCCTGTGTGAAGcgttatttaaattatttggtCAAAAATGTAGCATCTGTAACCAGCCAGACTCGTTCAATGaggtaataattaatttcccCCTCTGTTTTTGCggtaaattaatttgatttcgtTGGCTTTTAA
It includes:
- the LOC124344019 gene encoding receptor-transporting protein 3-like, translating into MPYGLETFWQSAFCWFFRPFVSAHGHLWTLEPTELPPLSVEWPWHSTSFSAKVRFQCKCTRGWTSMKGRVSFWFRIRRQGDQVLCEALFKLFGQKCSICNQPDSFNESEFLTPLWYPEEIENAIRLLASHVSTSYYGEQRNAQDIYNIVRIRLSQPRKKSLAVHHDPVRCQACLYGSCATIPLSNNC